In Chrysoperla carnea chromosome 2, inChrCarn1.1, whole genome shotgun sequence, the following proteins share a genomic window:
- the LOC123294199 gene encoding uncharacterized protein LOC123294199, producing the protein MYVGHTGQIPKGGYYAYLGRSLLSSRKILNRLTKQFWFDLKTRYLIVEFASYSADSNFLTVVKLIIEKSASDSFRTSPHITAIPLRRPLDSSIPHYVGLILIPASYTILITLIWYFYMSDHPPSNLFRYYHQYISFYDLLMIILVFIYTMFFHTLQIAQRTAIRQVGRILIKVWL; encoded by the exons ATGTATGTAGGGCACACTGGACAAATTCCAAAAGGTGGATACTACGCATATCTTGGACGTTCGCTATTATCAAGTCGCAAAATATTAAATCGCCTTACAAAACAATTCTGGTTTGATTTAAAAACTCGATACTTAATTGTTGAATTTGCATCGTATAGTGCTGATTCTAATTTTCTAACTGTCGTCAAGTTGATTATCGAAAAATCTGCATCCGATTCATTTAGAACTTCGCCGCAT ATAACGGCAATTCCTTTACGACGTCCATTAGATTCGTCCATTCCTCATTACGTCGGACTAATACTTATACCTGCATcatatacaattttgataacACTAATCTGGTATTTTTATATGAGCGATCATCCCCCCTCGAATCTATTTCGATACTACCATCAATATATATCGTTTTATGATTTACTCAtgataattttagttttcatttacACCATGTTCTTTCACACCTTGCAAATAGCTCAACGAACTGCAATACGACAAGTTGGACgtattttaataa AGGTTTGGCTGTAA
- the LOC123294201 gene encoding zinc finger protein 184-like has protein sequence MSKDLSFDEKTLDISDELIKMEKELHPETGFVVKEEEWEENVSIEPQQNQNENEINKTVNNKQTLNQEKRFTCDVCDKKFARMSHLLEHNLIHSKEKNYSCDRCGKKFTRQSSLNRHNRQQHAEEKSFSSNIKDEGWSNQYFSCDICEKMFESEFNFETHKRCHTDETFSCDACEKKNNPT, from the exons ATGTCAAAAGATTTAAGTTTTGATGAAAAAACTCTTGACATAAGTGATGAACtgattaaaatggaaaaagaaTTACATCCAGAAACAGGATTCGTGGTTAAGGAAGAAGAATgggaagaaaatgtttcaatagaACCTCAACAAAATcagaatgaaaatgaaattaacaagACAGTTAACAATAAACAAACTCTGAACCAAGAAAAACGTTTCACTTGTGATGTTTGCGATAAAAAATTTGCCCGAATGAGTCATTTACTCGAACACAATCTTATTCATTCCAAAGAAAAGAATTACTCATGTGATCGTTGTGGTAAAAAATTCACTCGACAAAGCAGCTTAAATCGACATAATCGACAACAACATGCCgaggaaaaatcattttcatcaaatattaaagATGAAGGTTggtcaaatcaatatttttcatgcgatatttgtgaaaaaatgtttgaatccGAATTTAATTTCGAAACACATAAACGGTGTCACACCGATGAGACGTTTTCTTGTGATGCTTGTGAAAAA aaaaacaatcCCACTTAG
- the LOC123293486 gene encoding zinc finger protein OZF-like, with translation MEEKTVEEKCFSCNSCDKTFSRESYLTQHQLTHSKITSANSCNFCGKKYPTKALLAQHKRKHTGEKPFSCEICGKLFHARTNLRKHRQIHTEKEKSFSCDVCNKTFTLKRYLHEHKRSHSSEKNFSCDICGQTYGRKSYLDRHLQTHTGIKPFACDICDKRFYRSCRLKKHKRAHTGEKPYVCDVCGKTFSRPDNLVRHKAIHTGEKQFACDVCNKTFADPSNLIQHNKRVHLREKPFACDICGKQFLVKCRLAMHRRIHTGEKPYPCDVCFKTFSRPDSLVLHKRTHTGEKPYTCDVCDKKFTQCIELSNHKRTHTGERPFSCDVCNKTFAFPSNLSQHKRIHIREKSY, from the coding sequence ATGGAGGAAAAAACAGTAGAAGAAAAGTGTTTTTCGTGTAATTCTTGTGATAAAACGTTTTCCAGAGAAAGTTATTTAACTCAACATCAACTTACACATTCGAAAATAACGTCTGCGAATTCATGTAATTTTTGTGGGAAAAAATATCCAACAAAAGCTCTTCTAGCTCAACATAAACGAAAACACacgggagaaaaaccattttcatgtgagaTTTGTGGTAAATTATTTCATGCGCGAACAAATCTACGTAAACATCGTCAAATTCACAcggaaaaagaaaaatcattttcatgtgatgtttgtaataaaactttcACATTGAAACGTTATTTACACGAACATAAACGATCGCATTCGAGCGAAAAAAACTTCTCTTGCGATATTTGTGGTCAAACGTATGGCCGGAAAAGTTACTTGGATCGACATCTACAAACTCACACCGGAATCAAGCCGTTTGCCTGTGATATCTGTGATAAACGATTTTATCGTTCATgccgattaaaaaaacataaacgagctcatactggtgaaaaaccgtATGTCTGTGATGTTTGTGGTAAAACATTTAGCCGGCCGGATAATTTAGTTCGACATAAAGCGATTCATACCGGTGAAAAACAGTTTGcgtgtgatgtttgtaataaaacatttgcgGATCCAAgtaatttaattcaacataataAACGTGTACATTTACGCGAAAAACCGTTTGCATGCGATATTTGTGGGaaacaatttttggtaaaatgtcGTTTAGCTATGCATCGACGAATacataccggtgaaaaaccaTATCCGTGTgatgtttgttttaaaacatttagtcGACCGGATAGTTTAGTTTTGCATAAGCGTACGCATACGGGGGAAAAACCGTATAcgtgtgatgtttgtgataaaaaatttacgcaaTGTATTGAATTGAGTAATCATAAACGAACGCATACGGGGGAGAGGCCGTTTtcgtgtgatgtttgtaataagaCTTTTGCATTTCCAAGTAATTTAAgtcaacataaacgaattcatatcCGAGAGAAATCTTATTAA
- the LOC123294202 gene encoding zinc finger protein OZF-like: protein MSNHSVFDKPLQDIGEEIKTEQELHPETDLMVKEEIREENVSVDLQRIQNEDKLLSDETDKILSTEISSVDHKRNLNRGKHKKLSKTCNLREHKLLHVKENSFSCDLCGKKFTRQSSLTQHKRKQHAQTNSSDIQDNKQAEINEIEKQFHIDIKLKEEAPDESVHLEEIDEKNFSYESDDNISVKKEEISEEKNKSYELKENISVSEISAVNSKEKPFSCNFCENKYPTKFHLDQHKRKHTGEKPFSCEICSKLFHSKANLVKHRLIHTEKDKSYSCEVCNKSFSQQRYLHQHKRVHLIGKNFSCDICGKSFGIKSCLVNHQRTHTGERPFACDICDKRFSRQCHLRRHKRAHTGEKPYPCDICGKRFTTRDILKVHKQNHTGEKPFSCEVCGKSFQAKSNLLTHQKIHTEKEKSYFCDVCNKSFSQQRYLNEHKRTHSTEKNFSCDICGKTYGGRTCLVRHLRTHAAVKPLAQKINKRNRTDGKRFSCDICEKSFNRRKLLVVHQQKSHNSDKIFPVDSFVFNLPLSAPDLTGTTRIF from the exons atgtccaATCATTCAGTTTTTGATAAACCTCTACAAGATATTGGTGAAGAAATTAAAACGGAACAAGAATTACATCCAGAAACAGATTTAATGGTTAAAGAAGAAATACGAGAAGAAAATGTTTCAGTGGATCTTCAACGAATTCAAAATGAAGACAAACTTTTATCAGATGAAACAGATAAAATATTATCCACGGAAATCAGTTCGGTTGACCATAAACGAAATCTAAACCGGGGAAAgcataaaaaattgtcaaagaCATGTAATTTACGTGAACATAAACTTCTTCATGTTAAAGAAAACAGTTTTTCGTGTGATTTGTGCGGTAAAAAGTTTACTCGACAAAGTAGTTTAACGCAACATAAACGAAAACAACACGCCCAAACTAATTCATCCGATATTCAAGATAATAAACAAGCTGAAATAAACGAG attgaaaaacaatttcatattGATATAAAACTCAAAGAAGAAGCACCGGATGAAAGTGTTCACTTGGAAGAAATCGatgaaaagaatttttcttaCGAGTCGGATGACAATATTTCAGTGAAAAAGGAAGAAATTAGtgaggaaaaaaataaatcttacgagttaaaagaaaatatttcagtgAGTGAAATAAGTGCAgtgaattcaaaagaaaaaccattttcatgtaatttttgtgAGAACAAATAtccaacaaaatttcatttggaTCAACATAAGCGAAAacataccggagaaaaacccTTCTCATGTGAGATATGTAGTAAATTGTTTCATTCGAAAGCAAATTTAGTTAAACATCGTTTAATTCACACCGAAAAGGATAAATCATATTCCTGTGaagtttgtaataaaagttttagcCAACAACGTTATTTGCACCAACATAAACGAGTTCATTtgattgggaaaaatttttcgtgTGATATTTGTGGAAAATCATTCGGTATCAAGAGTTGTTTGGTCAACCATCAACGAACTCATACCGGAGAAAGACCATTcgcatgtgatatttgtgataaacGATTTTCCCGGCAGTGTCATTTACGTCGACATAAACGAgctcatactggtgaaaaaccttatccatgtgatatttgtggtaAACGATTTACAACCAGAGACATTTTAAAAGTGCATAAACAAAATCATACCGGGGAAAAACCGTTTTCATGTGAAGTTTGTGGAAAATCATTTCAAGCAAAATCAAATCTACTTACCCATCAAAAAATTCATAccgaaaaagaaaaatcatatttctgtgatgtttgtaataaaagttttagcCAACAACGTTATTTAAACgaacataaacgaactcattcGACGGAAAAGAATttttcttgtgatatttgtggTAAAACTTATGGTGGTAGAACGTGTTTGGTTCGACATTTACGAACTCATGCTGCTGTTAAACCACTTGcacagaaaattaataaaagaaatcgTACCGATGGAAAAcgattttcatgtgatatttgtgagaAATCATTTAATCGGAGAAAATTATTAGTCGTACATCAACAAAAAAGTCACaatagtgataaaatttttcctgTTGATAGTTTTGTGTTTAATCTTCCATTAAGCGCACCTGATTTAACAGGCACAACGCGGATTTTCTAA
- the LOC123294204 gene encoding zinc finger protein 845-like, producing MSNDKLPFIKMEQELHPEIESKVKKEVWEENVQVEQIQNENQPEQKLDQSKENIQTLVKESENFPCDVCDKSFSVQSYLNKHKKIHSGEKPFACDICDKSFPRKAHLQEHKLTHSSEKQFSCDLCDKKFNVKNYLDKHRRTHLEEKRFSCDICERKFFQQYRLTEHKLTHSSEKPFSCDICAKTFRVKKYLEEHQRMHTGEKPFSCDICEKKFTRQYRLHEHKLTHTGEKPYSCDVCGKTFFVKNYLDNHQLMHTGEKRFSCDICEKKFARSHHLHEHKRIHTGEKPFSCDVCGKSFTTQSSLGKHIRLHTGEKSFPCEICDKRFAQKSTLMQHTKSHTGEKPFSCGLCGKSFTRRNILATHQKNTHFVSHNDQISKNLCVECSEQLQANYKFKLKCIRSDNLLKDSAAETDVNLPSESDSIYIIIQDESDHEHNDNEDASMEEVFIKSEQMDSDSDSMTRTSYQCEECGIEFQLEQDFISHLKFEHEKDTRKCLGNTYTCNTCHKVYSSEHGLKKHLISHGQCKYCDQSYDDDTKLLQHIEEHRRIGFTCNECGKKFKNFKMSNDSLGGDQNSSFRNEEHIKLEQELHSEVIIKEEISDENDDFDQQQIVKEINSCNVCNKTFSSKSNLNAHLRIHTGERPFECDHCDKKFRHHSHLLSHKRTHTGERPYSCDICNKTFTQQQLFARHKRVHAGEQLYPCDVCKKNFIMKNNLIIHKRIHSGEKPFECVYCDKTFYAKGNLKVHLRSHIEEKRFSCEDSLAVKSRLIGDKRVRTKERIFSCDVCGKTLSSKSNLNTHLRIHSWERPYKCDICNKEFYQRSHLVSHKWTHTKERPYSCDICNKTFTQQQLFARHKRYHAGEQLYPCDVCKKNFNMKNNLTIHKRIHSGEKPFECDYCDKAFNTKGSLTVHVRGHIKKKQFSCKVCKKRFVQIHKLDKHKQTHKDKKLYSCVTIKFNDFELICRICLEQVDNLIPIFTKVSFDSKTYGDILEECTSTHISSDDLLPKNICIECSKYTEQSYKFRNKCLTSEKILQTVIDNLQINNEQSLKTETINEINENTRTYESKDYPINDKQTKTNCKRLNKNDITRYQCENCSENFPCVIELYKHNKNIHLNTTIQCPFCKKKLTSLNVLKNHCTESNRCQICMEDCGCRNNLLKHKKTHKMCNICGKKFQYAYQYAKHKKIHSGERSHLCPYCGKAFTEYGNAQDHIRIHTGEKPYHCTLCDSKFRVSSGLKVHLLSHSNERNFTCETCNASYKKLSDLKNHMDIHKNIHFDCNLCDKQFRTKPQLLGHRRVHKAERKHVCTYCDKRFLVKDNLIMHIRTHTGEKPFACSICGRKFSHRQAVTRHEKIHAQNSISDSN from the exons ATGTCGAATGATAAACTTCCATTTATTAAGATGGAACAAGAATTACATCCAGAAATAGAATCAAAAGTTAAGAAAGAAGTATGGGAAGAAAATGTTCAAGTTGAGCagattcaaaatgaaaatcaacCCGAACAAAAAC ttgatcaatcgaaagaaaatatacaAACGTTAGTTAAAGAGtcagaaaattttccatgtgaTGTGTGTGATAAAAGTTTTAGTGtgcaaagttatttaaataaacataaaaaaattcatagtgGTGAAAAACCGTTTGcgtgtgatatttgtgataaaagttTTCCTCGAAAAGCTCATCTACAAGAACATAAACTTACACATTCCAGTGAAAAACAGTTCTCATGTGatttatgtgataaaaaatttaatgtgaaaaattatttagataaacATCGACGAACTCATCTCGaagaaaaacgtttttcatgtgatatttgtgaaagaaaatttttccaacaATATCGTTTAACTGAACATAAACTAACACACTCgagtgaaaaaccattttcctgtGATATTTGTGCGAAAACATTTcgagtgaaaaaatatttagaagaaCATCAACGAATGCATacgggagaaaaaccattttcttgtgatatttgtgagaaaaaatttactCGACAGTATCGATTACACGAACATAAATTAAcgcatactggagaaaaaccgtaTTCGTGTGATGTTTGTGGAAAAacgtttttcgtaaaaaattatttagataatcATCAATTAATGCATACGGGAGAGAAAcgattttcatgtgatatttgtgagaaaaaatttgCTCGATCACATCATTTACatgaacataaacgaattcatactggagaaaaaccattttcgtgTGATGTTTGTGGTAAATCGTTTACCACACAAAGTAGTTTAGGGAAACATATTCGACTTCATACCGGAGAAAAATCTTTTCCATGCGAGATTTGTGATAAAAGATTTGCTCAAAAAAGTACTTTAATGCAACATACAAAAtcacatactggagaaaaaccgttTTCGTGTGGTCTCTGCGGTAAATCCTTTACACGAAGAAATATTCTAGCGACACATcaaaaaaatactcatttt GTTTCTCATAATGAtcaaatatccaaaaatttatgtGTAGAATGCTCGGAACAATTACaagcaaattataaatttaaattaaaatgcataaGATCTGATAATCTTTTAAAAGATTCTGCTGCTGAAACAGATGTAAATCTTCCATCTGAATCGGatagtatatatattataattcaagATGAATCTGATCACGAACATAACGATAACGAAGATGCATCTATGGAggaagtatttattaaaagtgaaCAAATGGATTCTGATTCAGATTCCATGACACGAACTAGTTATCAATGCGAAGAATGTGGAATAGAATTTCAATTAGAACAAGATTTTATCTCACATTTGAAATTTGAACATGAAAAAGATACGAGAAAATGTTTAG GTAATACTTACACATGTAATACTTGCCACAAAGTATATTCTTCGGAACATGgtcttaaaaaacatttaatcagCCACGGCCAATGTAAATATTGTGATCAAAGTTATGACGATGATACAAAATTACTACAACATATCGAGGAGCATCGTCGAATTGGATTTACGTGTAACGAatgtggtaaaaaatttaaaaatttt aaaatgtcAAACGATTCACTTGGTGGCGATCAGAATTCTTCTTTCCGTAATGAGGAACACATCAAATTGGAACAAGAATTACATTCAGAGGTAATAATTAAAGAGGAGATATCAGATGAAAATGATGATTTTGATCAACAGCAAATTGTGAAAGAGATAAATTCATGCAATGTTTGTAACAAAACATTCTCCTCGAAAAGCAATTTAAATGCACATTTACGAATTCATACGGGAGAGAGGCCATTCGAATGTGAtcattgtgataaaaaatttcgtcATCATAGTCATTTATTAAGCCACAAACGTACCCATACGGGAGAACGGCCTTATTCGtgcgatatttgtaataaaacatttactcaacaACAACTTTTTGCTAGACATAAACGAGTTCATGCAGGAGAGCAACTTTAtccatgtgatgtttgtaagaAGAACTTTATCATGAAGAATAATCTAATTATCCATAAAAGGATTCATTCTGGTGAAAAACCTTTCGAATGCGTTTACTGCGATAAAACATTTTACgctaaaggtaatttaaaagtTCATTTACGAAGTCATATCGAGGAAAAACGATTTTCTTGTGAAGATAGCTTAGCTGTTAAAAGTCGTTTGATTGGGGATAAACGGGTCCGTACGaaagaaagaattttttcaTGTGACGTTTGTGGCAAAACATTATCCTCGAAAAGCAATTTAAATACACATTTACGAATTCATTCGTGGGAGAGGCCATAcaaatgtgatatttgtaataaagaattttatcaaCGTAGTCATTTAGTAAGCCATAAATGGACCCATACGAAAGAACGGCCTTATtcgtgtgatatttgtaataaaacatttactcaacaACAGCTTTTTGCTAGACATAAACGATATCATGCAGGAGAGCAACTTTATCCGTGTGATGTTTGTAAGAAGAATTTTAACATGAAGAATAATCTAACTATTCACAAAAGGATTCATTCGGGTGAAAAACCTTTTGAATGTGATTACTGTGATAAAGCATTTAACACTAAAGGTAGTTTAACAGTTCATGTACGAGGTCATATAAAGAAGAAACAATTTTCTtgtaaagtttgtaaaaaacgATTTGTTCAAATACATAAACTGGATAAACATAAACAAACTCATAAAGATAAGAAACTTTATTCATGTGTG acgattaaatttaatgatttcgaATTGATTTGTCGAATTTGTTTAGAACAAGTAGACAATTTAATtccaatatttacaaaagtatCTTTTGATTCAAAAACATACGGTGACATACTAGAGGAATGCACTTCAACTCAT ATTTCTTCGGATGATTTGCTACCTAAAAATATATGCATCGAATGTTCTAAATACACGGAACaaagttataaatttagaaataaatgtttaacttctgaaaaaatattacaaacggTTATCGATAATTTACAAATCAATAATGAACAATCCTTGAAAACTGAAACTATAAATGAGATTAATGAAAATACGAGGACTTACGAAAGTAAAGATTACCCAATAAACGATAAACAGACTAAAACGAACTGTAAACGGTTGAATAAAAACGATATAACACGGTATCAATGTGAAAATTGTTCGGAAAACTTTCCGTGTGTAATTGAATTGtacaaacacaataaaaatatccatttaaatacaacaatacaatgtccattttgtaaaaaaaagttaacttcGTTAAATGTACTAAAAAATCATTGTACGGAGTCGAATCGTTGCCAGATATGCATGGAAGATTGTGGATGTCGAAATAATTTACTCAAACATAAGAAAACTCATAAAATGTGTAATATTTGTGGCAAAAAATTTCAGTACGCTTATCAATATGCGAAAcataaaaag attCATTCTGGAGAAAGATCACACCTGTGTCCTTATTGTGGAAAAGCATTTACTGAATATGGAAATGCACAAGATCATATACGAATTCacactggtgaaaaaccatacCATTGTACGCTGTGcg attctaAATTTAGAGTTAGTTCTGGTTTAAAAGTTCATTTACTTTCACATTCGAATGAAAGAAACTTTACGTGTGAAACATGTAAcgcttcatataaaaaattatcggaTTTAAAGAATCATATGGACATCCATAAGAATATACATTTTGATTGCAATCTCTGTGATAAACAATTTAGAACTAAACCACAATTATTAGGTCATCGTCGTGTACATAAAG CTGAACGAAAACATGTTTGTACATATTGTGATAAACGATTTTtggtaaaagataatttaattatgcatATACGAACACATACTGGAGAGAAACCATTTGCTTGTAGCATATGTGGGCGAAAATTTTCCCATAGACAAGCTGTTACTAGACATGAAAAAATCCATGCTCAGAATTCAATATCAGATTCAAATTGA
- the LOC123291857 gene encoding zinc finger protein 718-like, with translation MISIFDKVLNFESKTYSEILVECASANISTDDLLPKNICIQCSINTEQSYKLKIQCLTSEKTLHRAIENLPIKREEESLDNEVNINDNYYMGMNEKNVCKVEAFPIIDEQQVDKTNETFNTEDLLTNYQCEYCSESFSHVIELYIHNKNVHLNSTIQCPFCKKIFSRTHTLKIHCKEFNRCNVCGEICGCRINLYKHRKIHQTCEICGKNSSDTHDCATYKREMAKKAAERKRKQKEKLKASGLFEEFKKKESENRKRLRHLLKQTASNDTRQALRKKKAEEMRRYREKLKEKKNSNPLTHLPFDNPVKEEPIYRF, from the exons atgatttcaatatttgataaagttttaaactttgaatCAAAAACATACAGTGAAATATTAGTAGAATGTGCTTCAgctaat ATATCCACAGATGATTTATTacctaaaaatatttgcattcaATGCTCAATTAACACGGAACAAAGttacaaacttaaaattcaatgtttaaCATCTGAAAAAACATTACATAGGGCTATCGAAAATTTACCAATCAAAAGGGAAGAAGAATCCTTGGATAACGaagttaatattaatgataattattatatgggCATGAATGAAAAGAATGTTTGTAAAGTAGAAGCTTTTCCCATTATAGATGAACAACAAGTTGATAAAACTAATGAAACGTTCAATACAGAAGATCTATTAACAAACTATCAATGTGAATATTGTTCGGAAAGTTTTTCGCATGTTATCGAATTATATATTCacaataaaaatgtacatttaaattcaacaatacAATGTCCATTttgtaaaaagatattttctagAACTCATACACTTAAAATACATTGTAAGGAGTTTAATCGTTGTAATGTATGCGGAGAAATCTGCGGATGCaggattaatttatataaacatagaAAAATTCATCAAACATGTGAAATATGTGGTAAAAATTCTAGTGATACTCATGACTGTGCCACATATAAAAGAGag ATGGCCAAAAAAGCAGCAGAAAGGAAGAGAAAGCAGAAAGAAAAGCTAAAAGCCAGTGGATTatttgaagaatttaaaaagaaagaatcAGAAAACAGAAAACGACTACgacatttattaaaacaaacagCATCCAACGATACGCGTCaagctttaagaaaaaagaaagcAGAAGAGATGAGACGATACAGAGAGAagcttaaagaaaaaaaaaattcgaatccGCTCACACACCTGCCATTTGACAATCCTGTTAAGGAAGAACCTATCTACCGATTTTAA